From the Lathyrus oleraceus cultivar Zhongwan6 chromosome 4, CAAS_Psat_ZW6_1.0, whole genome shotgun sequence genome, one window contains:
- the LOC127075420 gene encoding chitin elicitor receptor kinase 1-like → MFVFGNLVAAQVATEIGWSEFAISMFSLGMVHYLQARTVQENYKKKAAIKKMDMKASKEFFAELKVLTRVHHLNLVRLIGYCIEG, encoded by the exons ATGTTTGTTTTTG GAAACTTGGTGGCGGCTCAAGTTGCGACAGAAATCGGTTGGAGCGAGTTTGCGATTTCAATGTTTTCACTAGGAATGGTACATTATTTGCAGGCCAGGACTGTTCAAGAAAACTATAAAAAG AAAGCTGCAATAAAGAAGATGGACATGAAAGCATCAAAAGAATTTTTTGCCGAGCTTAAGGTGTTAACGCGTGTTCATCACTTGAACTTG GTAAGGTTGATTGGATATTGCATTGAAGGTTGA
- the LOC127075417 gene encoding probable protein phosphatase 2C 39 — MTGGKEILHKMKEKVLGPSDPDLGKGKSKMSKHVTHGFHLVKGRSNHAMEDYVVAEFKHVDDNELGLFAIFDGHAGHTVPDYLRSHLFDNIINEPDFWTDPADSVKRAYSETDSTILEKSGELGRGGSTAVTAILINCRKLVVANIGDSRAVLCENGVAIPLSVDHEPTTESDDIKNRGGFVSNFPGDVARVDGQLAVSRAFGDKTLKIHMTSEPHMTVKMIDDGGEFVILASDGLWKVMSNQEAVDAIKDIKDARSAAKHLTEEALNRKSSDDISCIVVRFH, encoded by the exons ATGACCGGCGGCAAAGAAATCCTCCATAAGATGAAG GAAAAAGTTTTGGGACCATCTGATCCAGACTTAGGGAAAGGAAAAAGCAAGATGTCAAAGCATGTAACTCATGGCTTTCACTTGGTAAAGGGAAGATCAAATCATGCCATGGAAGACTACGTCGTTGCTGAATTCAAACATGTTGATGACAATGAGTTGGGTTTATTTGCAATATTCGACGGTCACGCAGGTCACACTGTGCCTGATTACTTGCGTTCTCATTTGTTCGATAATATCATAAATGAG CCTGATTTTTGGACTGATCCTGCGGATAGTGTGAAGAGAGCATATAGCGAAACTGATTCAACTATTTTAGAGAAATCAGGTGAATTGGGCAGAGGAGGTTCAACTGCAGTTACAGCAATACTGATCAACTGTCGGAAGCTAGTAGTGGCTAATATTGGTGATTCTCGAGCTGTCTTGTGCGAGAATGGAGTTGCTATACCACTGTCAGTGGATCATGAACCAACAACAGAAAGTGATGATATAAAAAATAGAGGTGGTTTTGTATCTAACTTCCCAG GGGATGTTGCACGCGTTGATGGGCAGTTAGCAGTGTCTCGGGCATTTGGCGACAAAACTCTTAAGATACACATGACTTCAGAGCCACATATGACAGTGAAGATGATAGATGATGGCGGAGAGTTTGTTATATTAGCCAGTGATGGGTTATGGAAG GTCATGTCAAATCAAGAAGCAGTTGATGCTATCAAAGATATCAAGGATGCTCGATCTGCAGCAAAGCACCTTACTGAAGAAGCGCTTAACAGGAAAAGCTCAGATGATATCTCTTGCATTGTTGTGAGGTTTCACTGA